A stretch of Triticum aestivum cultivar Chinese Spring chromosome 1D, IWGSC CS RefSeq v2.1, whole genome shotgun sequence DNA encodes these proteins:
- the LOC123183229 gene encoding mitogen-activated protein kinase 17 has translation MGGRARSLIRWLRHHRSRRVSSASSSSSSHLTAHTNTSSATTATSDLRARSLPQPQDDEVHWEEQEQEQEEVADGPESDPEGYIVLEREGEAGSLRVVVPRAPARTNPPPRMDPGKKTSESEFFTEYGELNRYQVSEVIGKGSYGVVAAAIDTQTGERVAIKKINDVFDHVSDATRILREIKLLRLLRHPDIVQIKHIMLPPSRREFRDIYVVFELMESDLHQVIKANDDLTPEHHQFFLYQLLRGMKYIHAASVFHRDLKPKNILANADCKLKICDFGLARVSFNDGAPSAIFWTDYVATRWYRAPELCGSFFSKYTPAIDIWSVGCIFAEMLIGKPLFPGKNVVHQLDLMTDVLGTPSAESLAKIRNEKARRYLSNMRKKPKVPLTKKFPGIDPMALHLLERLLAFDPKDRPTADEALTDPYFTGLANSEREPIAQPISKLEFEFEKRKLGKDDVRELIYREILEYHPQMLQEYLRGGDQMSFMYPSGVDRFKQQFAHLEKGGAKGEKSSPQLRQNASLPRERAIGNKHGDSDYQVKLNTGEKPVHASVTDGISKPLMSARSLLKSETMSASKCIGEIKNKDDEYESVDAADGVSQKVAQLKT, from the exons ATGGGCGGCCGCGCCCGCTCCCTCATCCGCTGGCTGCGCCACCACCGCTCCCGCCGCGTCTCCTCcgcctcatcctcttcctcctcccacctGACCGCGCACACCAATACATCCTCCGCGACCACCGCCACCAGCGACCTGCGCGCACGCTCGCTCCCGCAGCCGCAGGACGACGAGGTCCACTGGGAGGAGCAGGAGCAAGAGCAGGAGGAGGTCGCCGACGGCCCCGAGTCCGACCCCGAGGGATACATTGTGCTCGAGCGGGAGGGGGAGGCCGGGAGCCTGCGCGTCGTCGTACCCCGCGCGCCCGCGCGCACCAACCCGCCGCCACGCATGGATCCCGGCAAGAAG ACCTCGGAATCCGAGTTCTTCACGGAGTATGGTGAATTAAACCGGTATCAGGTCAGCGAGGTCATTGGCAAAGGGAGTTATGGTGTTGTGGCTGCTGCTATCGACACCCAGACCGGCGAGCGTGTGGCCATCAAGAAGATCAATGACGTCTTTGATCATGTCTCCGATGCCACCCgcatccttagggagatcaagtTGCTCCGGTTGCTGCGTCACCCGGACATAGTTCAGATCAAGCACATTATGCTCCCCCCTTCAAGGAGGGAATTCAGGGACATATATGTGGTCTTTGAGCTGATGGAGTCCGATCTCCATCAGGTAATAAAAGCGAACGATGATCTCACACCAGAGCATCACCAGTTCTTCTTGTATCAGCTGCTCCGGGGAATGAAGTACATCCATGCAG CGAGTGTTTTCCATCGGGATCTTAAGCCCAAGAATATTCTAGCGAATGCTGACTGCAAGCTGAAGATTTGTGATTTTGGGCTTGCCCGTGTATCATTTAATGACGGGGCTCCATCAGCCATATTCTGGACG GACTATGTTGCAACTAGATGGTATCGTGCTCCAGAATTGTGTGGCTCTTTTTTCTCAAAG TACACTCCTGCAATTGATATTTGGAGCGTAGGGTGTATCTTTGCAGAAATGCTCATAGGGAAGCCACTCTTTCCAGGGAAGAATGTTGTCCATCAATTGGATCTCATGACTGATGTACTTGGCACTCCTTCAGCAGAATCTCTCGCTAAG ATACGGAATGAGAAAGCTCGGCGATACTTGAGCAATATGAGGAAGAAGCCTAAAGTTCCCCTTACCAAAAAATTTCCAGGCATCGATCCTATGGCTCTCCATTTGCTTGAGCGTCTTCTTGCTTTTGATCCTAAGGATAGGCCAACTGCTGACGAG GCCCTGACAGACCCATACTTTACCGGATTAGCAAATTCAGAACGTGAACCCATAGCACAGCCCATCTCAAAACTTGAGTTTGAGTTCGAGAAGAGAAAGTTGGGCAAAGATGATGTCCGAGAATTAATTTACAGAGAG ATTTTGGAGTACCATCCTCAGATGTTGCAAGAATACCTACGTGGAGGAGACCAGATGAGCTTCATGTACCCTAG TGGGGTGGATCGCTTCAAGCAGCAATTCGCTCATTTGGAAAAAGGTGGTGCGAAGGGTGAAAAATCCAGTCCACAGTTGCGACAAAATGCTTCCTTACCAAG GGAAAGAGCAATTGGCAATAAGCACGGAGATAGTGACTACCAAGTAAAGCTGAATACAGGTGAAAAGCCAGTACATGCATCAGTGACAGATGGAATAAGCAAACCCCTCATGAGTGCTCGGAGCTTACTGAAGAGTGAAACCATGAGTGCTTCCAAGTGTATAggtgaaataaaaaataaagat GATGAATACGAGAGCGTGGATGCAGCTGACGGCGTCTCTCAGAAGGTCGCTCAACTGAAAACCTGA